The genomic segment CACATCGTCTCAGGGAggctttttcattatttttacaattctgAAACAGTAGCCAGTTTATACTGACTCTCTCTGCCCTCTGTATTCATAGGTACagaaaaacatttactgtactttttacatttaaaaactcatgttaaaatattgtttcGGAAGAATAGTGCTAGTCAATACAGTTCTTTCAACATAATTTAAAGGCCTCTAATACTGATGTCACAGTCCTCAACAGAACTTCAAAGAAACCGGATTTCGAGAGTAACTGCTAAAGATACTGTTTCCAAACATCAAGAAAGCTcagattaataaaaatgtctttacCTTTTTAATAGATTTTCATAAAACTCTACCTGCTCAGGGCTAAGGGAGGGTGTTACAGATTGCAGTGATTTCAGAAAGTATTCTCGCTTTATGCTGGAAGCATCCATACTTTCCTCTTGCAGTGTGAGCAGGGCTGCCTAATAattgcaacagaaaaaaattacCAGGCAAACTTAATTAATTAGATTAAATCTACATACattcttcctgtgtttctgtACAGAAGCATTCATATGGGTCCTGGCATTCTGAATATAATGTGAACTACCTCAACATCACTTTGAAAAGAGATGCATTTCATGAATGACTGCCACCTCatcattaaatataattatctaGTCTTGCTTCACACCTGGTTTCTACCTTTTACCCAAATTATCACCCTATCAAAACCTTTGAGaaaggaattttatttttttgttcagcTGTGTTGTCGCTCGAAGTATAACTGGCCTTATCAGCCTATTAACCCTCTTTTTGAAACCAAAGTATTAGACTTCCACACATTTCAGTTATGATGCCTGGGTCATTTTCCACAGTgagaaaaatgtgtaaaaacgaATCCCTCATAAAATAATCAGAGGGGTATTTGGCTTGCAGAGGCACATCAGTTTTAGAGCAGCACAACCTTCAAAAAAGAACAGGACTCCGAGACAATTCTTCATAAGTGATATGATTTTTAAAAGCACCTACCTCTTTGCAAAGATTTTCCAGATCAGCTCCAGAAAATAAGTGAGTCCTTTCTGCCAGCTCATTCAATGAAACATCTGATGCCAAAGGCATTTTCTCCGTACAGATCTTCAGTATAGCGAGCCTTGCCTAATGGAAAGGACACAACTGGTTTGTACAAAATAACAGAGGATGTTCCAACATCTTTTTGTGTTAACACTACAAACAATTTGTCTATTACCTAGTGAATTCCTTACAATTTGCTTttgtggaaatattttaattgcaatCTAGCAAATCCCACAGTGGCTTAGGTTAAATCTGATACCAACGAGAAACATTTCTAACAGCAGACCTGTCAAACACTCTCAACTGTGTGGAGATATATATTTGTTACAATAAGAATGTGAAAGCACCTAAATATTTAACCAGAAATTCATGCActaagtaaaatatttaaagatctGTGAAACCTTTGATTTCATGTTCTCTGCACCTTTAGGTGACACGCACCTAGATCAGGCTAACTTTCAACATGGACACATCAGAACTGCTGTGACGGTGTACCTCTAGGTCCGGGGGAGGAACGTAGATGATCTTATCCAGCCTGCCCGGTCGGAGCAGCGCGTCGTCCAGAGTGTCAGGTCTGTTTGTAGCAGCCACCACCATCACGTCCTTGTTACACACCTCCTGATACTTCAGCTGGAGCAGACAGCAGTTCACAGCTTGAGGCCCAAACCATCTCACTTCAAAGACCACTTCTAACAGTGAATTAGTGACTAAGACTAAGTCCCTGCATTCAGGCAGCGCCAGGATGGCCAGCCGCCTTCCACTTTGGAGGGGACTCACATCATCCACCTCTGAAGCGCGGCACTCCCCATCATCAGTTCAAGTATCACTCACAGTCAGTGACAACTGTATAGGATTAAAAGCTTCATCGCATTAAAGGGACAACATTCTGAAAATGTCGGAAATCCATCATTATTGCGCTGAAGTTTCATGTGgtcgttttaaaaataaaaatgcctgCATACACCTGTAATCAAATTTGCTGACTCAATGATTAGGGCAGCAGGAGAACATAATCCTCACAATGACTTAGATCTCAAACTGTGAAGTGAGGTATTTCAAAAAGATCATGGCAATTGTACAGCACATACAGGGACTAAATCAATCCATATGTGAGACTGCAGTATTTAACCAACTGTACAGTTTTGAACATTGTAGCTTCCAGAGCAGCCCTCACACCCACGATTAACGCAAAGGACAAGCTTTGCAGTCCCCGGTGGCTCTGCAGTAAGTGGGCGGATGTGACCAGTGAAGAACAGAAGGGAGAGGCAGTGGCCAGCACGCGGGGTCTCTCACCTGACGGTCTTCCTCGTGCTCCTCCGGGAAGCCCTCAGGCTGGCAGATCTTCCTCCCCACCcctctcctctccaccacccGGAGGCCCACGCCGTCCAGCTCGTTCAGAATTACGGACAGCACCCTGGAGTGCACACTGTGGGGGGCCCGGCCGTCTGCCCGGGTCCCCAGGACTGAATCGATCTCATCCAGAAACAGGATGGAGGGGGCGCAGGCCCTGGCCTGGCGGAAGACCTGCAGGGAAACATGGGAAAATCATGGCTGGTTGACTTCCTTGTTTCATGCTTTTGTCTGGAAAAGGGAAAAGCAGCATTCCCAAGACACGGCTGGGACCATGGAGCATGTGGGCAGTAGACTAAGTCAAcggaaaaagaacaaaaacataaaacataaatgtaaaaaacacaagACAGAAGTATGGAAAGGCACAACACGGTTTTCAAATAACACACAGAAGACAGATACCAATGCTACACTCTTCTTGGACCCATACAGATATCCACTGTTAGTCAGAAGAAACAGGTTCTTGACACTCCCACAGGGTGCAGCATGAACTAGTGATTTATGCACGTCAAAGGTCAGTTTACTGCTTCTCGCCCTGTGCTGACTGTCTCTTGCCTTTTATTTAGGTCACACTGTGATCTAACACAGAGAAAAGGGAACACAAGGCCTGGTTTCTTATCTCTCCTGAGCCACCCACATAGCAAAGCCTTAGCCAACAGCTCCTAGCTTCAGTTACTCACTTCTGCACAGAAGCACAACACAGGCGAAACTAAAAGCTGcatttttttgttacatttctaaaaaaaattaaaagaagtgGGATTAAGAGATACTGTTTCACAACACCATgtgacattgatttttttttggtttcaaaGCTGGTGGTGGTAATCATAATAGAATCCGTACAGATCTCAGAGCACTACCTAAAGAAGTCAGACGTCGATCAAGGAAGGAAGAGAAATTCAAATAATACGGTTCAATCGTCTTAGAACATGGCTCAAGAGGAAAGTTTGACTGTTTAACAACATCTAGTCAGGTGAAGAGTAAAAGAGCTGCAGGTGCCAGGAGGTGACAATGGCGCTGCTCTCAGGTCAGACCTGGGCCAGGGCCTTCTCAGAGTCCCCGACGTATGGCGAGAAGAGGTCTGCGCCGCTGACGGACAGGAAGGAGCAGTGTGAGCTGGCAGCCGCTGCCCTCACGAGACAGGTCTTGGCACAGCCGGGCGGTCCGTACAGCAGCACCCCTTTCGGACGCGtcagtcccagcctgaggaatgCCTCCGGAAACTTCAAAGGCCACTCAATGCTCTGTGAACATGAATTACTAAAGAAATGTCTTGTTTTCATAAAAAAGAAGATATATTATTAAACTTGCTTTGTGTTTACGTGTTATTTCAGGTACGATTAAAAAATGAACTGCAATCTGACAGTGTGCACTAGGCGGTATTAATGTTTTTTCCCGCCTTGTCCCTGTAGTATTAGACATGCTTTCAGGGGGTCTCCTGAGTGGTCCACTAAAGGCCTGAGCACTATGATGTGCTCTATGACCACAGGTTTGAGCCTACGTCATGTCACTAGCCGACTGTGACCAGGATACCCAGCATGGGGGAAAGGATTAGAGGAGGCTCTCTGGGCTCTGAGTGTGGGCTGGCAGTAAGGGGCACGCCTCTCCTTCTATCGGTAAGGCACCTCCAGAAGGGAGCTGTGCTGCTGTGGCGTGTTAAAGGTCAGATGACTTGAAGGCAGGCAGGCTGAAGGACTCTGCCTGCTCTTCCTCATTCCCCCCCAAGGGTGGCGTCACTGAGTGTGTAGCTGTGAGCCGAGAGCTGAAACGCACACAACTGGCTACTGCAAATCGGGTGCGTATAAAAATTAATTGatgattcagatttttttttaaaagacatactttcagtaaatgttttttttttgtcaggatGTTCATACTATGTTgtgagtgaaaaacaaaatcctgtaCCTGTTTCAATTTCAGTTTGACTTCCTCTAGGCCTCCAATCTGGTCCCAGGTGATGTGTTTAAAGTCAGTTAGTCCAATGCTGCTTCTGAGGCACGAGGGCTGAATTTTCTTCAGGGCTTGCAGGAAGTTCTCCATGCTTATCACGTGACACCCAGAGTCCTTCCAAAAGCAGAAGTAATTAAGTCTCCCTCATATCGGAGTTTGCACCTTAAACACCCAGTTAAACTCAGGCTACACTCTGGCACATCCCAGGTAATTCTGACTCCAGCCTCGCAAAACTGTGTGCTTAATTCACAGGAGTCAGGGAAGCCGTACCTGGGAGCTGTGGAGAATGGCTTGTAAAGCAGCTTCCCTGCAGAGTGCAGTCAGGTCAGCACCCACGCAGCCCGTCGTCATTTCTGCCAAAGCATTCATGTCCACGTCACTGGACAGAGACATTTTCGAACTCAACATGTCTAAAATGGATTTTCTTTGAAGAAGTGTTGGAACACCAATCACAATCTGTGGGGAATGAAGAAGGGATTCAGTTACTCATATAATTCTGAGAAGTAAACTAAACATAAGAAAAAACTACAGGGttactgttatttttatagATACAATATACACTATTAATACATCAGAATATATGTCATCATTAAAGAGAATATATAAGAAGATCTAGTACAACGCGGCAAACAAATATTATTATGTCTAAATGTTAAAACTGTCTAATAAAAACACTGCAATTTGAGAACCTACTGATGCTTAAACCTTCTTCACTGGTGTAGCAGCAGAAGAAGGAATGGGACTTGATTATACTTGACTGTGACCGGTTACTCCACCTCTCTGTCAAATCGCCCCGGTCTCCTCAGAGCAGGGTCTAAGGTGTCCGGCTGGTTAGTTGCCCCCACGACGATGAATCGTCCTTCGCTGCCGATGCCGTCCATCAACGTTAGGAGCTGAGCGACCAGGCGGTTCTCCGGCGCGCTGGAGGATCCGGCTCGCTTCGGGCACAGGGAATCGATTTCGTCGACGAACAGGACGCAGGGCCCCTCCTCCGACATGTCCTTTGCCCGACGGAACATCTTCCGTAAATTCTCCTCGCTCTCCCCTGGCCTTGAGCCGAGTATCACTGGGCCATTGATGGTAACCAAAGAGGCTCCCACTGCCGCGGCTACGCTCCTCACAAGCAAGGTCTTCCCGACCCCTGGGGGCCCGATGAGCAGCACTCCTCTGGGGCAGGAGAGACCAAGTCTGTGCAGTGACCTTGGGTAAAGAAGGGGCAACTTCAGGATCTCTGTCAGGGAATCGCAGACAGCGTCCATCCCTCCCAAGGGGATCTTGGAGGAATGCTGCAGCTGGGTCTTGTGCTGGCTGAGCGTCTTGACTTCGCCGACCTCTATGCTGGTTTTAGCAGTGATGAGGCCCGCTTCACTGCCGCAGGGGTGTATGTGCCGAACTTCAATGAGCTC from the Lepisosteus oculatus isolate fLepOcu1 chromosome 5, fLepOcu1.hap2, whole genome shotgun sequence genome contains:
- the afg2b gene encoding ATPase family gene 2 protein homolog B isoform X1 codes for the protein MPATCFCLFGSLSSRISCAELDLGLPVGKGMENMSLQVLPLDPVDQGTQRCRLGPRLMESLGLNIGTPVHISVLDGDCLCTAWPRSDLAEGFLQFDTKCITEDLIGGIPRPLAVSPSHIKKIVCPKLKGIRVDVIVRHMEFKKCSPPSLLPELVKDLLRGLYVSPDHVVPVASLETPVELIEVRHIHPCGSEAGLITAKTSIEVGEVKTLSQHKTQLQHSSKIPLGGMDAVCDSLTEILKLPLLYPRSLHRLGLSCPRGVLLIGPPGVGKTLLVRSVAAAVGASLVTINGPVILGSRPGESEENLRKMFRRAKDMSEEGPCVLFVDEIDSLCPKRAGSSSAPENRLVAQLLTLMDGIGSEGRFIVVGATNQPDTLDPALRRPGRFDREIVIGVPTLLQRKSILDMLSSKMSLSSDVDMNALAEMTTGCVGADLTALCREAALQAILHSSQDSGCHVISMENFLQALKKIQPSCLRSSIGLTDFKHITWDQIGGLEEVKLKLKQSIEWPLKFPEAFLRLGLTRPKGVLLYGPPGCAKTCLVRAAAASSHCSFLSVSGADLFSPYVGDSEKALAQVFRQARACAPSILFLDEIDSVLGTRADGRAPHSVHSRVLSVILNELDGVGLRVVERRGVGRKICQPEGFPEEHEEDRQLKYQEVCNKDVMVVAATNRPDTLDDALLRPGRLDKIIYVPPPDLEARLAILKICTEKMPLASDVSLNELAERTHLFSGADLENLCKEAALLTLQEESMDASSIKREYFLKSLQSVTPSLSPEQVEFYENLLKR
- the afg2b gene encoding ATPase family gene 2 protein homolog B isoform X2 produces the protein MENMSLQVLPLDPVDQGTQRCRLGPRLMESLGLNIGTPVHISVLDGDCLCTAWPRSDLAEGFLQFDTKCITEDLIGGIPRPLAVSPSHIKKIVCPKLKGIRVDVIVRHMEFKKCSPPSLLPELVKDLLRGLYVSPDHVVPVASLETPVELIEVRHIHPCGSEAGLITAKTSIEVGEVKTLSQHKTQLQHSSKIPLGGMDAVCDSLTEILKLPLLYPRSLHRLGLSCPRGVLLIGPPGVGKTLLVRSVAAAVGASLVTINGPVILGSRPGESEENLRKMFRRAKDMSEEGPCVLFVDEIDSLCPKRAGSSSAPENRLVAQLLTLMDGIGSEGRFIVVGATNQPDTLDPALRRPGRFDREIVIGVPTLLQRKSILDMLSSKMSLSSDVDMNALAEMTTGCVGADLTALCREAALQAILHSSQDSGCHVISMENFLQALKKIQPSCLRSSIGLTDFKHITWDQIGGLEEVKLKLKQSIEWPLKFPEAFLRLGLTRPKGVLLYGPPGCAKTCLVRAAAASSHCSFLSVSGADLFSPYVGDSEKALAQVFRQARACAPSILFLDEIDSVLGTRADGRAPHSVHSRVLSVILNELDGVGLRVVERRGVGRKICQPEGFPEEHEEDRQLKYQEVCNKDVMVVAATNRPDTLDDALLRPGRLDKIIYVPPPDLEARLAILKICTEKMPLASDVSLNELAERTHLFSGADLENLCKEAALLTLQEESMDASSIKREYFLKSLQSVTPSLSPEQVEFYENLLKR